Below is a window of Gemmatimonadales bacterium DNA.
GAGCCCGCGGCCATACCGCTGTCGGCAGCCGTCGCCGACGCCTGGCGATCGCTGCGGGACCGACCCGGGGCGGGAACGCTCGCGTTCACGACCCAGGTCGATCCCAACTCCGCGGCGCTCCAGGTAGATCCCGGGGCGCTGCAACAGATCCTGCTCAACGTCCTCGACAACGCGGTGCGCCACACGCCGGCCGGCGGGCGCATCGCGGTGCGGGCGCGACGCGACGGGCCGGACGTGCGCCTTGACATCTCCGACACCGGCGCCGGCATCCCGGCCGAGCATCTGCCCCGCATCTTCGAGCGCTTCTACCGCGCCGACCCCGCTCGGGACCGCGAACGGGGCGGCACCGGCCTCGGCCTTGCCATCGTCAAGCACCTCGTCGAGGCGCATGGCGGGCACGTCGAGGCCGAGAGCACCGTCGGTACCGGCACGACGATTCGGATGCGCCTCCCCGCCGCCTAGTCGCTCTTTACCGAATCGTTACACGACCACGGCTTCGGCGTGACACGCCGGAGCGAGGTTCTCTCCGTGTCGAGCGACCCCTCTCACGGAGCAGACTGCATGCGCATTGCTGGAGTCCGCGCCATGGCCCGAGTCCTGGCCATCGCAACCTCGGCCGCCTTCGCCACCGGTGCGGCGGCCCAGACCCCCAACATCCGCGTCGCGGGCCGGGTCCAGACCCAGTTCGCCACGGCCTCCGGCGATTCGACCGGCAGCTTCAACCCGAGCGCCGTCGTGAGCTCGTCCTACGAGATCCGGCGGCTCCGTATCCAGGCCGACGTCCGCCTTGGCGACAACATCAACATGGTGCTCCAGCCCTCGTTCGAGATGGGCGCGCTGCGGATGCGCGACGCCTACCTCCGCGTCGTACTGTGGCACAACCCCACGTCGGGGTTCGGCCTCACCATGGGCCAGGAAAAGAAGCCGTTCAACCGCTACGAGCTGACCAGCTCCAACAATCTGCTTTCCATCGAGCGAGGCGCCCGCTTCCGCGGATTCAGCGGCGTGGCGGCACAGAACAACCTCCTCGAAGAGAACGGTTACCTCGCCCACGACCTGGGCGCGAGCGCGGACTTCACCACCTGGCAGAACCGCTTCACGGTCAAGGCCGGCCTATACAACGGCTCCGGCGAGAGCAGCAACGACGTCAACAACGCCAAGACCTTCGGAGCGCGCGCCACGGCGACGGTGATCGCCGACGAGGAGGCCCGACCGGTGCTGCGCCTGGGCGCCGCGGTCGTCTCCCGCGACCGAAGCGTCACCACGACGGCGACCAGCACCACCTTCTCGCCCGACTCCTCGCGCCGGACCTCGGCCATCGGTCTCGACGCCGAGTGGGGCGACTTCCGGCCCGGGCTGCACGTCATCGCCGACTTCGCGTCGGGCAAGACGTTGCGCAGCGGCACCGACTGCCTGAACGGCACGACCGCAATCTCCTGCCGGGTCGACGTCGGCAGGAACACCGCGAATCTTCGTCCCAACACACCGGACTCGGCTTTGGCGACGTTCCGGTCGTTCCAGGTCGTCGGCGGTTGGCGCTGGCAGCCGGACGACCCGAACGGCACGCGACTCGTCAAGATCATCGAGCCCGCGCTGCGCCTGGACTACACCGACCCCAACACGAGCCGTGACGACGACCATGGCATGCTGATCACGCCGGTGCTCAACGTCTATTTCGCGCAGACCATGGTGCTGCGGGCCGGCCTCGACCTGTACCGGTACAAGGACGCGGCGGGCGCGAGCCGATCCTTCCACGCGTTCCGCCTGTCCTGGCAAGCCAACTTCTAGGAGCATGCTGATGAGAAAGACCGCGATCGTCCTCCTCGCCGCCGGTCTCAGCGCCGGCCCGCTGCCGGCGCAGAGCGACATCCGCCTAACGGGCGCCGGCGCGACGTTCCCGTACCCGATCTACTCGAAGTGGGTATTGGAATACACGCGCACCCGCCCGAACGTCGAGATCAACTACCAGTCCATCGGCTCCGGCGGAGGCATCCGGCAGTTCACCGACCGCACGGTGGACTTCGGCGCCACCGATGGGCCGATGACCGACTCACAGATCACGGCCGCGCGCGGGAATGTGCTGCACGTCCCGACGGTGCTCGGCGCCGTGGTGCCGATCTACAGCGTCCCGGGCTTGACCCAGCAGCTCCGCTTCACCCCGGAGATCCTGGCCGCGATCTTCCTCGGTCAGATCACCAACTGGAACGACAGCCGGATCGCCGCAGCCAACCCCGGCGTCACCCTGCCGGACCGCGACGTGCTCGTGGTGCACCGCTCGGACGGCTCCGGCACTACGTACGTGTGGACGGACTACCTGGCCAAGGTGAGCCCCGAGTGGGCCCGGCGGGTCGGCAAGGGCACCGCGGTGAGCTGGCCCGTCGGACTCGGCGGCCAGGGCAATCCCGGCGTCGCCAACACGGTTCAGCGCACGCCCGGCGCGATCGGCTACGTGGAGCTGGTCTACGCACTCCAGAACCGCATCGCATACGGGCTGGTGCGAAACCGCGCCGGCGCCTTCGTGAACGCGACACTGGCATCGACAACCGCCGCCGCGGCGGCCGCCGTGGCGGCGCTTGGTGAGGACACCGATTTCCGCGTTTCGATCACCGACCCCGTGGGAGCGGACGCCTACCCGATCGCCTCGTTCACCTGGATCTTGCTCCCGCGCGAGATGAGCGACGCCGTGAAGGCCCGCACCCTGCTCGAGTGGCTCTGGTGGTGTACCCACGACGCCCAGCGCTTCACCACCGACCTGGGCTACGCCCCGCTCCCCGAGCGCGTCGTCCGTCTGCTCGAGGCACGTCTCAAGTCGGTGACCGTGCAGGGCCGGCCGGTCCTGGCAGCCAACTACGGCCAGGAGAGCCCGCGTCGCCGAAGCTGAACCCGTGACCATATCGCCGGTCGTTCTTCACGAGACCACCGCTCCTCGGCTCTCCGCCGACGAGCGGTGGAGTGCGCTTCGGACCGTGAGCCGCGCGGACCTGTTCTACCGCATCGTGCTCACCGTCCTGGCGCTGTCGCTGCCTTTGCTCCTCCTCACCATCTCGGGGGAGCTGCTGGTTGGCGCGTGGCCGGCCATCCGCCGTTTTGGTTTCGGCTTCTTCGCCCGCAGCGCCTGGGACCCCGTGGCCGGCGACTTCGGCGCGCTCCCGCTCATCGTAGGAACGCTGTACTCCTCGCTCGTCGCGATAGTGATCGCCGTGCCGCTCGCGCTCGGCGTCTCGATCTTCCTCACCGAGTTCGCGCCGCGCCGGCTGCGGCGTCCCGTCGCGACCCTCGTCGAGCTGCTCGCGACGATCCCGAGCGTTATCTACGGGTTGTGGGGGATCTTCGTGCTCATCCCGCTGCTTAGGGACGTGGTCTGGCCGGTGGTGCGTCCCATCGTCGGGTGGATGCCGATGTTCAGGGGAACCTTCTACGGCCCCTCCGTGCTCGCCGGCGGCGTCATCCTCGCCATCATGATCCTCCCCTACATCGCCGCCGTCTCGCGCGAGGTGCTGCTCGCGGTCCCCCCGGCGCAGCGCGAGGCCGCGCTCGCCCTCGGCGCCACCAGGTGGGAAGCGGTGTGGACGGTGATCCTGCCGTACGGCCGCGCCGGGATCCTCGGCGCCGTGATCCTCGGCCTGGGGCGCGCGCTGGGCGAGACGATGGCGGTCACCATGCTGATCGGAAACACCCACGAGATCTCCGTCTCGCTGGTGCAGCCCGGGTACACCATCGCCTCCGCGATCGCCAACGAGTTCGCCGAGGCGGTGAGCCAACTGCACCTCGCCGCGCTGTTCTATGTCGGGCTCGTGCTATTCCTCATAACCGTGATCGTGAACGCCCTGGCGCGCGTTCTCATCTGGCGCGTCGCGCGCGGGTCCGCGGCCGGAAGCTCGGCGGTCTGATGTCGTCGCGCACCGCCCGCCGCATCGTCGGAGCCGCGATGACCGGCGCCACCTACGGCGCCGCCGCGCTCGCCCTACTGCCGCTCGCCGCGATACTCGCGATGCTCCTGCTCAAGGGCGCCGGCTCGCTCGACTGGAACTTCTTCACCAAGTCGAGTGTCCCGCTGGGCGAGGACGGCGGCGGTTTCGCGCACGCCATCGCCGGCACGATGCTCATCGTCGGGGTGGCCTGCGCCATCGGCATCCCGGTGGGGGTGGGCGCGGGCATCTTCCTCGCGGAGTTCGGGAACGGGCTCCTCGGCTGGCTGGTGCGCTTCGTGGCAGATACGTTGAACGGCACTCCTTCGATCGTCATCGGCATCTTCGCGTGGACCTGGATCGTTCGACCTACCGGCCGCTTCTCGGGCCTCGCGGGCGCGGCAGCGCTGGCCTGCATCCTCGTGCCGATCATCGCGCGTACCACGGAGGAGATGGTCCGCCTGGTGCCGAACTCGCTGCGCGAGGCCGCGCTCGCCCTGGGCTACCCGCGCTGGCGCACCTCGCTCCAGGTGGTGGTCCGCACCGCGGGAACGGGCATCGTCACCGGCTGCCTGGTCGCCCTGGCGCGGGTGGCCGGCGAGACGGCGCCGCTCCTGTTCACCGCGCTCGGCAACCAGTTCTTCTCCACCAACCTCCTGGGCGCGATGGCGGCGCTGCCGCTCCAGGTGTACGCGTACGCGGTGGGCCCGTACGAGGAGTGGCACCGGCAGGCGTGGGCCGGGGCGCTGGTCCTCATCCTGCTGGTGTTGATCATCGGAACCGCGGCCCGCATCGTGACCGGGGGAAGACGTGCCGGTGGTTGACCGCATGGCTGCCGTGGGCCTGACCGCCTGGTACGGCGGGACATCCGCCATCCGGGACGTGACGCTGAGCGTCCGCGCCAACACCGTGACTGCCCTGATCGGCCCTTCCGGATGCGGCAAGTCCACCTTCCTGCGCTCGCTCAACCGCATGCACGAGCTGGTGCCGGATGCGCGCGTCGCGGGCCGCGTCCTCCTCGACGGCCACGACATCTACGCCCCCGGCGTCAACCCCATCCAGGTACGCCGCAGCATCGGCATGGTCTTCCAGAAGCCGACGCCGTTCCCGACGATGTCCGTCGCGGAAAACGTGGCCGCCGGTCTCAGGGTAGGTCCGAAGCTCGGTCGCGCCGAGCGCGAAGCGATCGTCGAGCGCGCCCTGCGCCGGGCCGCGCTCTGGGACGAGGTGAAGGACCGCCTGCACCATTCCGCACTGGATCTGTCGGGCGGGCAGCAGCAGCGCCTCTGCGTCGCCCGCACCCTCGCGCCGGAGCCGGAGGTCCTGCTGCTCGACGAGCCCACGGCCTCGCTCGATCCGGTCGGCACCGCGCGCATCGAGGAGCTGGTCCGCGAACTCAAGTGCGACTTCACCGTGATCATCGTGACGCACAACCTCCAGCAGGCCGCGCGGGTCTCCGACGTGACCGCCTTCTTCTACCTCGGAGACCTGGTCGAGGTCGGGCCTACTACCCAGATCTTCACGGCGCCCGCTCGCGCGCAGACCGAGGCGTACGTGACCGGACGGTTCGGATGAGCGCCGTCGCTCCCGCCGTGCTCGAAGCGAGCGTCGTCGGCGCCGGCCCCGCGCTCCGGGCGGAGCGGTATTCCTTCTGGTACGGCCCGAGCCAGGCGTTGTTCGAGGTCTCGCTCGACGTCGCCCGCCACACCGTCACCGCCCTCATCGGCCCGTCCGGTTGCGGGAAGTCGACCTTCCTGCGGTCCGTGAACCGGCTCCAGGAGCTGCTGCCGAACACGCAGCACACCGGCGAGATCCTTTTCGACGGAGGATCGGTCTTCCGCCGCGGCGTGGATCCCGTCGAGCTCCGACGGCGAATCGGCATGGTGTTCCAGCGCCCGAACCCGTTCCCGAAAAGCGTCTTCGACAACGTGGCCTACGGGCCCCGCGTGAGCGGAGCAGCCTCGGAGCGGGACATGCCCGGCATCGTCGAGCGCTCGCTCCGCCGCGCCGCGCTCTGGGATGAGGTGAAGGACCGGCTCGACGACCCGGGCACGTCGCTGTCCGGCGGGCAGCAGCAGCGCCTGTGCATCGCGCGCGCCCTTGCCAACGAGCCCGAGATGTTGCTCATGGACGAACCCTGCTCGGCCCTCGATCCGATCGCCACCATGCGCATCGAGGAGCTGATCGTCGAGCTGAAACGCGAAGTCACCATAGTCATCGTCACCCACAACATGCAGCAGGCGGCGCGCGTGTCCGACGACACCGGATTCTTCTATCTCGGCCGGCTCGTCGAGTTCGGGCCCACCGAGCGGATCTTCACCAGTCCGGCGGACGAGCGCACCGAGGCCTACATCACAGGGAGATTCGGATGAGCGAAGGACCGGTGCGGCACTTCCACGAAGAGCTCGCGATCCTCAAGCAGCGGCTGATCGCCCTGTCGAGCGAGGCGGAGGAAGCCGTGGGAAACGCGGTCGCAGCGCTGTTGAAGCGCGACCGGCAGATGGCGCAGGCGGTAATCCGCGGCGACCGCATCATCAACACCCAGGAAAGCAGCATCGAGGAGCAGGCGTTCCAGTTGATCGCGCTCCACCAGCCGATGGCCCGCGATCTCCGACTTATCTTTTCCGCGATCAGGATCGTGCACAACCTCGAGCGGGTCGGCGACCACGCGGTCAACATCGCGCAGTCGGCAGAGCGGCTGCTCGAGTACCCGCACATCATCCCTGAGCCGGAAATCGTCGAGATGGCCCGGCAGTCGCGCCAGATGCTCGGGGACTCCCTTTCGGCCTTCGTTCGGGGGGACGGCCCGCTCGCCCGGGAGGTCTGCCGCCGCGACGATGCCGTGGACTCCCTCAACGACTCCGTCTTCCGGATCCTCCTCACCCACATGATGGAGGACCAGCGGAGCATCGGGCCTTGCATGGAGCTGCTCCTGGTGAGCCGGAACCTGGAACGCGTGGCCGACCTCGCCACGAACATCGCCGAGGATGTAGTATTCGTAGCTGAAGGAAAGACCATCAAACACCACGCCGAAGACGAGTTCCAGTCAGGGTCCGATGGGCATTCGGGAGGCACATAAGTACCCGGGCCGCTTGATCGTCGTCGAAGGCATCGACGGCTCGGGGAAGTCCACCCAGCTCTCGCTCCTCCAGACGTTCCTGCTGTCGGAGGGGTACGACGTGTCGTTCACCGAGTGGAACTCGAGCCCGCTCGTGAAGGACACGACCAAGCGCGGGAAGAAGAAGAATCTCTTTTCGCCCACGACCTTCTCGCTCATCCACGCCACCGACTTCGCCGACCGCCACGAGCGCTCCATCCTGCCGCCGCTCCAGTCCGGCCTGGTGGTGCTCGCGGACCGCTGGGCGTACACCGCTTTCGCGCGCGACTACGTGCGCGGCTGCGACCCCGAGTGGCTCCGCAACCTGTATGAGTTCGCGACCCGGCCCGACCTCTCGCTCTACTTCCGGGTGGACATCGACACGTCGGTCGCGCGCATCACCGGCGGCCGCATCCAGCCCAGGTACCACGAGGCCGGCATGGACCTCGGCCTCTCGCCCGATCCCATCACCAGCTTCCGGCTCTTCCAGAGCAAGGTGCTCGAGGTCTACGAGGGCGTGGCCAAGGAGTTCGAGCTGACGGTCATCGACGGCTCGCGATCGGTCGTGGAGCAGCAGCGCGAGGCGCGGCGCCTCGTAAAGCCGCTTCTCAAGGGCCTTCGGCGCACCGGACTCACCCGCCCGGTCCTGGCGGCGCGCTGATGGAGACCCGCTTCTACGGCAGCGGGCTCGGCAGGCTCGAGGTCGGGGCGCTCCCAGGGCACCTCATCGTGATCGAGGGCGCCGACGGCGTCGGCCGCTCCACGCACATCGAACTGCTCCAGGGCTGGCTCGAGGGCCATGGCTTCGCCGTCGCCTCCACCGGGCTGAAGCGCTCAGCGCTCACGCGCCGCGGCATCGTGTCGGCCAAGCAAGGGCACTCCTTCGACCGCACGACGATGTCCCTCTTCTACGCCACCGACGTCGCCGACCGGATCGAGCACGAGGTCATCCCGGCGCTGCGCTCCGGCTTCGTCGTGCTGTCCGACCGCTACGTCTTCACCACCATGGCGCGCGGGCTGGTCCGCGGCCTCCATCGCGAGTGGCTCGACAAGCTGTACGGCTTCGCGCTGGTCCCGGAGCGGGTCCTGTTCCTCCGCCTCGACCCCGACGAGCTGATCCGCCGCACCCTGCGCCGCGGCGCCGAGCTGGACTACTGGGAATCCGGCCGAGACATCGGCCTCGCGCCGGACCTCTACTCGTCGTTCCGCCAGTACCAGTCGCTGATTCTCCAGGAGTTCGACCGGATGGCGGAGACGTACTGCTTCACGACGATCGACGCCTCGCGCTCGGTCGAGGAAGTGCAGTCCGACCTCCGCCGCGAGCTGGCGGGGCTCCTTGATCCCACGCTTCTCGCGCCGATGGGCGATGCCACCGACTGAGCGTTTCGCGGCGATAGACGTCGGATCCAACTCGATCCGCTGCCTGATCGCCGAGCGCGGCGACGACGGCCACCTCCACGTCATAGACGACCTCAAGGACCAGCCGCGCCTGGCGCGCGGCCTCGCGGCCACCGGCCGCCTCTCTGATGAGGCGATCGAGCGGGCCATCGAAGCCCTGGGCCGAATGAAGCAGGCGGCCGAGCGGCGGGGCGCGACGCGGGTCGCCCTGGTAGCGACCTCGGCCGTCCGCGACGCTTCGAACGGCGCCGACTTCGCCGAGCGGGTGAAGCGCGAGATCGGCATCCCCCTCGAGGTCATCGACGGCGAGACCGAGGCTCGCCTCGCGTTCCTGTCGGTGCGCGAGCACTTCGCCATCGTCCGGGGACGCACCATCGTGGCGGACATCGGCGGCGGGAGCCTGGAGCTGGTACTGGCCGTGGGTGGCATGGTGGAGCACGTCGTCTCACTCCCCTTTGGCGCGGTGCGGATGACGGAGCAGTACCTCTCGGATCACCGGCCGACCGAAGCCGCGGTGCGCCGGCTCAGGAGCGCGGTCCGCCGGCGCCTGCGCCGCGCGCTCGTGGCGCGCGAGTGGAACGGCGCGAAGCTCTACGGCTCCGGCGGGACGTTCACCAACGCGGCCCGGGTCGCGGCATTCCGCGATCAGGGAAGCGAGCCGACGGGAGGCGTCCACGGCGGCACGCTCTCGCTCGCGGAGCTGCAACGGATCCTCGAGTGGCTGAGCACGCTCTCTCTCGAGGAACGCCTCAAGGTTGGCGGCCTCAACCCCGAGCGCGCCGACATCATCGTCGCTGGACTCGCGGTGGCGGCCGAAGTCCTCGAGCGGTTCGACGCGCGCGGCGTGACCGTCTCGGCGTTCGGGCTGCGCGAAGGGTTGCTGCTGCACCTCGCCACGCCGACCGACGAGCAGCAGCCCAGCCGCGCCAAGGCGCTGCGCCGCTTCGCCGACCGCTGCCGCACCGACCGGCGTCACGTGGAGCAGGTGCTTCGGCTCTCCAAGCGGCTATTCGACACCCTGGGCAAGCACCTGGGCTGCGTGCCGGCGGACTGGGAGCTGCTGGAGGCGGCGGCGCTGCTCCACGACGTCGGGCAGTTGGTCTCGTACCAGAGCCATCACAAGCACAGCTACCACCTCATCGCGCACGCCGAGTCGCTGCCGTTCTCGCCGAGGGACCGGATGCTGGTGGCGGTGATCAGCCGCTACCACCGCAGCCGCCCACCGACCAAGAAGCATCCCGAGTTTGCGGTGCTGGAGCCCGAGGAGCGTGCCCGGGTGCGCCGGATCGTGGCGCTGCTGCGCGTCGCGGACGGGCTGGACCGCGGGCACGTGGCGGCGGTCGAAGCGATGAAGATCCGGGTGATGCCTGGAAGACTGCTGATTGACGTGGTGCCGCGCCTCGCCACGACCGACCTCAAGCTCGAGCTTTGGGGCGCGAAGAGGAAAGCGGACTTGCTGGAGAAGTTGTTGGAGAAGGAAGTGGTGGTGCGCGCCGCGGCGGTCGCGGAGACCAAGAAAGCGGCGAGCTAGCGGCGCATCGCCGTTGGGGAGGGCCGGCGTCAGTACGGCTGCCCACCCCCCCCTGCCGGCGCACACGTCCCGCTGGTGCACGACGCCCCGTGCGCGTGCGGCTGCTTCAGCAGCTCGGCCAGCGGCAAGGGCCCCGGCCCGAGACACGTCACGAACCCCACCCCGCTCGACGTCCCGATCCGGCTCGCACCGGCGGCGATCATCGCCAGGGCGGTCGCGCAGTCCCGCACCCCGCCCGACGCCTTCACGCCCAGATCGTCACCCACCACCAGCCGCATCAGCCGGACCGCTTCGGTCGTGGCGCCGCCCGAGGCGTGGAAGCCGGTGGAGGTCTTGACGAAGTGCGCGCCGGCCTCCTTCGCGATCGCGGAGGCCTTCACGATCTCCTCGCTCGTCAAAGCTGAGCTTTCGATTATCACTTTGACGATGGCGCGCCGCGACGCTTCCACGACCGCCCGGATGTCGTCCTCGACGTAGGCCCACTCACCGCCCTTCGCGCGGCCCAGCGCGATCACCATGTCCACCTCGCCCGCGCCGCCGGCCACGGCCTCAGCCGCCTCAGCCGCCTTGGCTCGCGACGTGGTGGCGCCGAGCGGGAACCCGCACACCGTGGCGACCGCGACCTCGGCGCCTTCCAGCTCCTTCGCGCAGAGCTCGACCCACCCTGCGTTCACGCACACCGCCGCGAACCGGTGCTGCCGCGCCTCCCCGCACAGCTTCACGACTTCCTTGCGGGTCGCCTCGGCCTTGAGCAGCGTGTGGTCCACGAAGTCCGCCACCCGGCGCGCGCCCTTCGCCGGTGACCACGCCGCCTTCATCACGTTCGGCCCGCGCCAGGAGATGTCCGTGATGGCGACCGCCGCGGGTTGCGTCGCCGGCGCCAGGGCCAGCGCCAACGCCCCCCTGCTCACTGCCTCCTGCCGACCACTGCGCGTCGGCGCGTCTGCGCGTCTACCGCCGACTGCCTTCCTGCCCGACTGAATCCGGGCTACGATCTCATCCGCCAGCGCATTGAGCTCAGCCTCGGTCACAGGACCTGCCTCCCGCGTATGTCCACTCGATCCAGCACGCCCACTATCACCGCCTGCACGGGTATCCATTGATCGTCGAAGATCTTCCGCGCCGACGAACCCTCCTGCACCACGAGCACCTTGTCACCCACGCCCGCGTCCACCACGTCGAGGCAGATGACTTCCGTGCCCTCAGGCTTCAGGTCGAGGGAAAGCCGCCGCACCAGCAGCAGCTTCTTCCCTTCGAGCCGTTCATTCTTGTGCGTGGAAACAACATCGCCGACCACGGTGCCAAGGTACACTCAGCCTCCAAGAGGGGAGCGGTTCCTGGGGGAGCGGTACCCTGGGGTGCGCCACCGCTGGTACCGCTCCCCGCTCCCCGCTCCCCGTTCACTCCCCATGAATGTCCAACCTGTCAACCTTACCCACCACCGCGGCGTCAACAGCGACGTCGAGCTTCCACAAAGCAATCGATGCCTCTCGCGCCGTGATGTAGTAGCACAGCTCGCCCGGGCCCAGCCCGAACGTGTCGGCCGCGACCACCGGCCCGCCGCGTTCCTTGCCAGAAGCATCCACCGGCTGGAGCCACTGCAACGGAATCCCTTGCAGCGTGTCCTGCTTCGCGGTGGAGACCACGCGGCCGATGATCCTGGCGAGGTACATGTCAGCGGGCACAGGGGCACAGGCGCACAGGCGCACAGGCGGCGTCCCTTCCGTGCCGCTGTGCCCCTGTGCCCCTGTGCCCGCTGATCACCGCCACCCCATCCGCTGCGGCCGCCACTTGTGCACCTGCCGAGCCGCCACGTAGTCCGGCCGCGCGAACAGCTTGATCAGCGCCGCCCCGACCACGAACCCGCCGAGGTGCGCCCCGAACGCCACGCCACCCCCGTCGCCGGCACCCAGCGTGCCCAGCAGCTGCAGCAGCATCCAGTAGCCGAGCATGACCCACGCCGGCAACGCGATAGTGGTGAGGAAAAAGCCGATCGGCACCAGGGTGAAGACACGAACCCTGGGATAGAGGACAACGTATGCCCCCATGATGCCGCTGATCGCACCCGACGCCCCGACCATCGGCACGACCGATCCTGGACCCAACCCGACCTGCATCGCCGCCGCGCCGATCCCGGAGAGCAGATAGAACAGGGCGAAGCGCGGCCGCCCCATCGAGTCCTCGACGTTGTTCCCGAAGATCCAGAAGAACCACATGTTGCCGAGCAAGTGCATCCACGACCCGTGCAGGAACATCGACGTGAAGACATGACTCAACTGCCGCCCCGGACCGACCCTACAGAATACCCCTCGGCCCATCTCGAAGCTGGC
It encodes the following:
- a CDS encoding porin; this encodes MARVLAIATSAAFATGAAAQTPNIRVAGRVQTQFATASGDSTGSFNPSAVVSSSYEIRRLRIQADVRLGDNINMVLQPSFEMGALRMRDAYLRVVLWHNPTSGFGLTMGQEKKPFNRYELTSSNNLLSIERGARFRGFSGVAAQNNLLEENGYLAHDLGASADFTTWQNRFTVKAGLYNGSGESSNDVNNAKTFGARATATVIADEEARPVLRLGAAVVSRDRSVTTTATSTTFSPDSSRRTSAIGLDAEWGDFRPGLHVIADFASGKTLRSGTDCLNGTTAISCRVDVGRNTANLRPNTPDSALATFRSFQVVGGWRWQPDDPNGTRLVKIIEPALRLDYTDPNTSRDDDHGMLITPVLNVYFAQTMVLRAGLDLYRYKDAAGASRSFHAFRLSWQANF
- the pstS gene encoding phosphate ABC transporter substrate-binding protein PstS codes for the protein MRKTAIVLLAAGLSAGPLPAQSDIRLTGAGATFPYPIYSKWVLEYTRTRPNVEINYQSIGSGGGIRQFTDRTVDFGATDGPMTDSQITAARGNVLHVPTVLGAVVPIYSVPGLTQQLRFTPEILAAIFLGQITNWNDSRIAAANPGVTLPDRDVLVVHRSDGSGTTYVWTDYLAKVSPEWARRVGKGTAVSWPVGLGGQGNPGVANTVQRTPGAIGYVELVYALQNRIAYGLVRNRAGAFVNATLASTTAAAAAAVAALGEDTDFRVSITDPVGADAYPIASFTWILLPREMSDAVKARTLLEWLWWCTHDAQRFTTDLGYAPLPERVVRLLEARLKSVTVQGRPVLAANYGQESPRRRS
- the pstC gene encoding phosphate ABC transporter permease subunit PstC, which codes for MTISPVVLHETTAPRLSADERWSALRTVSRADLFYRIVLTVLALSLPLLLLTISGELLVGAWPAIRRFGFGFFARSAWDPVAGDFGALPLIVGTLYSSLVAIVIAVPLALGVSIFLTEFAPRRLRRPVATLVELLATIPSVIYGLWGIFVLIPLLRDVVWPVVRPIVGWMPMFRGTFYGPSVLAGGVILAIMILPYIAAVSREVLLAVPPAQREAALALGATRWEAVWTVILPYGRAGILGAVILGLGRALGETMAVTMLIGNTHEISVSLVQPGYTIASAIANEFAEAVSQLHLAALFYVGLVLFLITVIVNALARVLIWRVARGSAAGSSAV
- the pstA gene encoding phosphate ABC transporter permease PstA, with translation MSSRTARRIVGAAMTGATYGAAALALLPLAAILAMLLLKGAGSLDWNFFTKSSVPLGEDGGGFAHAIAGTMLIVGVACAIGIPVGVGAGIFLAEFGNGLLGWLVRFVADTLNGTPSIVIGIFAWTWIVRPTGRFSGLAGAAALACILVPIIARTTEEMVRLVPNSLREAALALGYPRWRTSLQVVVRTAGTGIVTGCLVALARVAGETAPLLFTALGNQFFSTNLLGAMAALPLQVYAYAVGPYEEWHRQAWAGALVLILLVLIIGTAARIVTGGRRAGG
- the pstB gene encoding phosphate ABC transporter ATP-binding protein PstB is translated as MAAVGLTAWYGGTSAIRDVTLSVRANTVTALIGPSGCGKSTFLRSLNRMHELVPDARVAGRVLLDGHDIYAPGVNPIQVRRSIGMVFQKPTPFPTMSVAENVAAGLRVGPKLGRAEREAIVERALRRAALWDEVKDRLHHSALDLSGGQQQRLCVARTLAPEPEVLLLDEPTASLDPVGTARIEELVRELKCDFTVIIVTHNLQQAARVSDVTAFFYLGDLVEVGPTTQIFTAPARAQTEAYVTGRFG
- the pstB gene encoding phosphate ABC transporter ATP-binding protein PstB; protein product: MSAVAPAVLEASVVGAGPALRAERYSFWYGPSQALFEVSLDVARHTVTALIGPSGCGKSTFLRSVNRLQELLPNTQHTGEILFDGGSVFRRGVDPVELRRRIGMVFQRPNPFPKSVFDNVAYGPRVSGAASERDMPGIVERSLRRAALWDEVKDRLDDPGTSLSGGQQQRLCIARALANEPEMLLMDEPCSALDPIATMRIEELIVELKREVTIVIVTHNMQQAARVSDDTGFFYLGRLVEFGPTERIFTSPADERTEAYITGRFG
- the phoU gene encoding phosphate signaling complex protein PhoU — encoded protein: MSEGPVRHFHEELAILKQRLIALSSEAEEAVGNAVAALLKRDRQMAQAVIRGDRIINTQESSIEEQAFQLIALHQPMARDLRLIFSAIRIVHNLERVGDHAVNIAQSAERLLEYPHIIPEPEIVEMARQSRQMLGDSLSAFVRGDGPLAREVCRRDDAVDSLNDSVFRILLTHMMEDQRSIGPCMELLLVSRNLERVADLATNIAEDVVFVAEGKTIKHHAEDEFQSGSDGHSGGT
- a CDS encoding thymidylate kinase; amino-acid sequence: MIVVEGIDGSGKSTQLSLLQTFLLSEGYDVSFTEWNSSPLVKDTTKRGKKKNLFSPTTFSLIHATDFADRHERSILPPLQSGLVVLADRWAYTAFARDYVRGCDPEWLRNLYEFATRPDLSLYFRVDIDTSVARITGGRIQPRYHEAGMDLGLSPDPITSFRLFQSKVLEVYEGVAKEFELTVIDGSRSVVEQQREARRLVKPLLKGLRRTGLTRPVLAAR
- a CDS encoding thymidylate kinase is translated as METRFYGSGLGRLEVGALPGHLIVIEGADGVGRSTHIELLQGWLEGHGFAVASTGLKRSALTRRGIVSAKQGHSFDRTTMSLFYATDVADRIEHEVIPALRSGFVVLSDRYVFTTMARGLVRGLHREWLDKLYGFALVPERVLFLRLDPDELIRRTLRRGAELDYWESGRDIGLAPDLYSSFRQYQSLILQEFDRMAETYCFTTIDASRSVEEVQSDLRRELAGLLDPTLLAPMGDATD
- a CDS encoding Ppx/GppA phosphatase family protein, which codes for MPPTERFAAIDVGSNSIRCLIAERGDDGHLHVIDDLKDQPRLARGLAATGRLSDEAIERAIEALGRMKQAAERRGATRVALVATSAVRDASNGADFAERVKREIGIPLEVIDGETEARLAFLSVREHFAIVRGRTIVADIGGGSLELVLAVGGMVEHVVSLPFGAVRMTEQYLSDHRPTEAAVRRLRSAVRRRLRRALVAREWNGAKLYGSGGTFTNAARVAAFRDQGSEPTGGVHGGTLSLAELQRILEWLSTLSLEERLKVGGLNPERADIIVAGLAVAAEVLERFDARGVTVSAFGLREGLLLHLATPTDEQQPSRAKALRRFADRCRTDRRHVEQVLRLSKRLFDTLGKHLGCVPADWELLEAAALLHDVGQLVSYQSHHKHSYHLIAHAESLPFSPRDRMLVAVISRYHRSRPPTKKHPEFAVLEPEERARVRRIVALLRVADGLDRGHVAAVEAMKIRVMPGRLLIDVVPRLATTDLKLELWGAKRKADLLEKLLEKEVVVRAAAVAETKKAAS